A genomic stretch from Croceibacterium aestuarii includes:
- a CDS encoding pyruvate dehydrogenase complex dihydrolipoamide acetyltransferase, which yields MPIAIKMPALSPTMEEGTLARWLVKVGDKVSSGDIMAEIETDKATMEFEAVDEGTIADIAVAEGTEGVKVGTVIATLAEEGEDPSEVKPASGDAAPAPAPKAEAAKESVVPAKAGTAVETEQPPAKPKAAPASAGATSGGDRVIASPLAKRIAADKGIDLASLTGSGPNGRIVKADVEGAKPGAATPAPAAAPAAAPAAAQDFGIPHEVEKLSGMRKTIARRLTESKQQIPHIYLTVDIRLDALLKLRSQINAALEGDGVKVSVNDMLIKALAKALLRVPTCNVQFAGDTLLKFSRADISVAVSIEGGLITPIIVDAGMKSLSQISAEMKDLAGRAREGKLQPQEYQGGTASISNMGMFGIKQFEAVINPPQAMIMAIGAGEKRPYVVDDALQIATVMSATGSFDHRAIDGADGAELMKVFKELCEKPLGLVA from the coding sequence ATGCCGATTGCCATCAAGATGCCCGCACTTTCGCCGACCATGGAGGAGGGCACGCTTGCCCGCTGGCTGGTCAAGGTGGGGGACAAGGTCAGTTCCGGCGACATCATGGCCGAGATCGAGACCGACAAGGCGACGATGGAATTCGAGGCGGTCGACGAAGGCACGATTGCCGACATCGCCGTGGCCGAGGGCACCGAGGGCGTGAAGGTCGGGACCGTCATCGCGACGCTGGCGGAAGAGGGCGAGGATCCGTCCGAAGTGAAGCCGGCAAGCGGCGATGCCGCGCCGGCCCCGGCGCCCAAGGCGGAAGCTGCGAAAGAATCCGTCGTCCCAGCGAAAGCTGGGACCGCTGTCGAAACCGAGCAGCCTCCTGCCAAGCCGAAAGCGGCCCCAGCTTCCGCTGGGGCGACGAGCGGCGGCGACCGCGTGATCGCTTCGCCGCTGGCGAAGCGGATCGCGGCCGACAAGGGTATCGACCTCGCCTCGCTCACCGGTAGCGGGCCGAACGGCCGCATCGTCAAGGCCGACGTCGAAGGCGCCAAGCCCGGCGCCGCAACACCGGCGCCAGCAGCAGCGCCCGCCGCTGCGCCCGCTGCGGCTCAGGACTTCGGCATTCCGCACGAGGTCGAAAAGCTCTCCGGCATGCGCAAGACCATCGCGCGTCGTCTCACCGAATCCAAGCAGCAGATCCCGCACATCTACCTCACCGTGGACATCCGGCTCGACGCGCTGCTCAAGCTGCGCAGTCAGATCAACGCCGCGCTCGAGGGCGACGGGGTCAAGGTCAGCGTCAACGACATGCTGATCAAGGCGCTGGCCAAGGCGCTGCTTCGCGTTCCGACATGCAACGTGCAGTTCGCCGGCGATACTCTGCTCAAGTTCAGCCGCGCCGATATCTCGGTCGCGGTGTCGATCGAAGGCGGACTTATCACCCCCATCATCGTCGATGCGGGTATGAAGTCGCTGTCGCAGATCTCCGCCGAGATGAAGGACCTCGCCGGCCGCGCCCGGGAGGGCAAGCTGCAGCCGCAGGAATACCAGGGCGGCACCGCCAGCATCTCCAACATGGGCATGTTCGGTATCAAGCAGTTCGAGGCGGTGATCAATCCGCCGCAGGCGATGATCATGGCCATCGGCGCAGGCGAGAAGCGCCCCTACGTGGTCGACGACGCGCTGCAGATCGCCACCGTGATGAGCGCCACCGGCAGCTTCGACCACCGCGCCATCGACGGGGCCGACGGCGCCGAGCTGATGAAGGTGTTCAAGGAACTGTGCGAGAAGCCGTTGGGGCTGGTGGCTTGA
- a CDS encoding acyl-CoA thioesterase, producing MPADANAYGDIFGGWLMSLMDSACGLVAARRTKGRAVTVAMDGMQFHHPVTVGDEVSVYCEIQSIGRTSMKIAVEAWRRHRHEDDAVKVTEAIFTFVAVDADKRPRVIER from the coding sequence ATGCCGGCCGACGCCAACGCCTATGGCGACATCTTCGGCGGCTGGCTGATGAGCCTGATGGATTCGGCCTGCGGGCTCGTCGCCGCGCGGCGGACCAAGGGCAGGGCGGTGACCGTGGCGATGGATGGGATGCAGTTCCACCACCCGGTCACCGTGGGGGACGAAGTCTCGGTCTATTGCGAGATCCAGTCGATCGGCCGCACGAGCATGAAGATCGCGGTCGAAGCCTGGCGCCGCCACCGGCACGAGGACGACGCGGTCAAGGTGACCGAGGCGATTTTCACCTTCGTCGCGGTCGACGCCGACAAGCGCCCGCGGGTGATCGAGCGCTGA
- a CDS encoding dienelactone hydrolase family protein produces the protein MMKLALVASLALALTAASAPAQDAQTAASHYYPSEAKTPGAAHPWLLMLPGGGGIDVFGDGHFYFDVAREWNEAGYDVLVLHYQAAAPLIPGAGQAPPPKMEQAVAIDALATAKAKGWLDLQCPGFVMGFSFGGNGTMQLAAEPPANLIGAIGFYPALPGSGEGFAAKVPVLVLQGDEDQLVSPARLDAFVKASADPAKFTVMHYPGAHHGFDIPSLAKPVIYNGGRFEFQPEAELASHLAVTAFRDERLVAANAPAECRSR, from the coding sequence ATGATGAAACTTGCTCTTGTCGCCTCGCTTGCTCTTGCACTCACCGCCGCGTCCGCGCCGGCGCAGGATGCGCAGACCGCGGCCAGCCACTACTACCCGAGCGAAGCCAAGACGCCCGGCGCGGCGCATCCGTGGCTGCTCATGCTGCCAGGCGGCGGCGGGATCGATGTGTTTGGCGACGGGCACTTCTATTTCGACGTTGCCAGGGAGTGGAACGAGGCCGGCTACGACGTCCTGGTGCTCCACTACCAGGCCGCCGCACCGCTGATCCCCGGGGCGGGGCAGGCTCCTCCCCCGAAGATGGAGCAGGCGGTCGCCATCGACGCGCTGGCCACTGCGAAGGCCAAGGGCTGGCTCGACCTGCAATGCCCGGGCTTCGTGATGGGCTTCTCGTTCGGCGGCAACGGCACGATGCAACTTGCTGCCGAACCGCCGGCCAACCTGATCGGCGCGATCGGGTTCTACCCGGCGCTTCCCGGTTCGGGGGAAGGGTTCGCCGCCAAGGTGCCGGTGCTGGTGCTGCAGGGCGACGAGGACCAGCTGGTCTCGCCAGCCAGGCTCGATGCCTTCGTCAAGGCTTCGGCGGACCCGGCCAAGTTTACCGTCATGCACTATCCCGGCGCGCACCACGGGTTCGACATCCCCTCGCTTGCAAAGCCGGTGATCTACAACGGCGGCAGGTTCGAATTCCAGCCCGAGGCCGAGCTCGCTTCGCACCTTGCGGTGACCGCGTTCAGGGACGAGCGCCTGGTGGCGGCCAATGCGCCGGCGGAGTGCCGCAGCCGATGA
- a CDS encoding SPOR domain-containing protein, with the protein MRLPVDHFPRHALCIGLVSLASAALSGCAGGAESDVASAPGGAAYQSASIGPAADYPVVVGDPYRIGATLFTPSDTLNYDEVGYAAAEEAAGVSGAHHTLPVPSYVEVTSLDSGKTVLVRIERRGPMDSDALVALSPAAFAQLGIAPGAPVRVRRVNPPEDERAMLRAKRNVPPRMDTPEALLAVLKRRLPQSGSAQLTRSEPPKPLASVPVAPSVAGRPPAPSAPLAAQATASPPRTVTAPALPPLERAQAPQGASRSSQASALPPKTAVPRQPPAARPQPASDGVYVVQAAALSSFANAQRVAKAIGGQVTQSGSLYRIRTGPFSTRGQAEASLAKVRAAGYSGARIFTNG; encoded by the coding sequence ATGAGATTGCCCGTTGATCATTTCCCCCGCCATGCCCTGTGCATCGGTCTGGTTTCCCTCGCCTCGGCCGCGCTGAGCGGCTGCGCCGGAGGCGCTGAGAGCGACGTCGCTTCGGCGCCCGGCGGAGCAGCCTATCAATCCGCAAGCATCGGTCCGGCGGCCGACTACCCCGTGGTCGTGGGCGATCCCTACCGCATCGGCGCGACGCTCTTCACGCCCAGCGACACGCTCAATTACGACGAAGTCGGCTATGCCGCCGCCGAGGAGGCCGCAGGCGTTTCGGGCGCGCATCACACGCTTCCGGTGCCGAGCTATGTCGAGGTTACCTCGCTCGATAGCGGCAAGACCGTCTTGGTCCGGATAGAGCGGCGCGGTCCGATGGACAGCGATGCCCTGGTCGCGCTCTCGCCTGCCGCCTTTGCGCAGCTTGGCATTGCCCCTGGCGCGCCGGTCCGCGTGCGCCGGGTCAATCCGCCGGAGGACGAGCGCGCCATGCTGCGCGCCAAGCGGAACGTTCCGCCGCGCATGGATACGCCCGAAGCTTTGCTCGCGGTGCTCAAACGCAGGCTGCCGCAGAGCGGATCGGCGCAACTTACGCGCAGTGAGCCCCCCAAACCGCTTGCCAGCGTACCAGTCGCACCGAGCGTAGCGGGCCGGCCTCCTGCGCCATCGGCGCCGCTTGCGGCTCAAGCCACCGCCAGCCCGCCGCGCACAGTGACCGCCCCGGCACTTCCGCCGCTCGAGCGGGCTCAGGCTCCCCAGGGAGCGAGCCGGTCGTCACAGGCTTCGGCTTTGCCCCCGAAGACCGCGGTACCGCGCCAGCCCCCCGCAGCGCGGCCTCAACCGGCCAGCGACGGTGTCTACGTCGTGCAGGCGGCCGCACTCAGCTCCTTCGCCAATGCCCAGCGGGTGGCCAAGGCGATTGGTGGGCAGGTTACGCAGAGCGGTTCGCTCTACCGCATCCGCACGGGCCCGTTCTCAACCCGGGGACAGGCCGAGGCGAGCCTCGCAAAGGTTCGGGCCGCGGGTTATAGCGGGGCACGAATCTTCACCAACGGCTGA
- the lpdA gene encoding dihydrolipoyl dehydrogenase, which translates to MAEQYDVIVLGSGPGGYVAAIRCAQLGLKTAIVERELLGGICLNWGCIPTKALLRSAEIFHYMQHAGDYGLKAKEIEADLEAVVKRSRGVAKQLNAGVTHLMKKNKIAVHMGTGTLTGPNSLTVKGEKGEEKITAKHVIVATGARARDLPFAPADGKRVWTYRHAMTPPEMPTKLLVIGSGAIGIEFASFYNDMGAEVTVVEMLDRVVPVEDKDVSAFLEKSLTKQGMTILTGAGVEELKVSDKSVSAKIKGKDGKVQTAEFSHCIVAVGIVPNTENVGLENLVEMDRGFIRIDPYGRTKSKGLWAIGDCVPGPWLAHKASHEGVTAAEAIAKELGNKDVHPHPLDRNNIPGCTYCHPQIASVGLTEAKAKEAGYEVKVGMFPFIGNGKAIALGEAEGFTKTVFDSKTGELLGAHMVGAEVTEMIQGYVVGKTLETTEAELMNSIFPHPTISESMHESVLAAYGRALHI; encoded by the coding sequence ATGGCTGAACAATACGACGTCATCGTTCTTGGCTCCGGGCCCGGCGGCTACGTCGCAGCGATTCGCTGCGCGCAGCTCGGACTCAAGACCGCGATCGTCGAGCGCGAGCTGCTCGGCGGTATCTGCCTCAACTGGGGCTGCATCCCGACCAAGGCGCTGCTGCGCTCGGCCGAGATATTCCACTACATGCAGCACGCTGGCGATTACGGCCTGAAGGCCAAGGAGATCGAGGCCGACCTCGAGGCGGTCGTGAAGCGCAGCCGCGGCGTCGCCAAGCAGCTCAACGCCGGTGTCACTCACCTGATGAAGAAGAACAAGATCGCGGTGCACATGGGCACGGGCACGCTGACCGGCCCGAACAGCCTGACCGTGAAAGGCGAGAAGGGCGAAGAGAAGATCACCGCCAAGCACGTGATCGTCGCCACCGGCGCCCGCGCTCGCGACCTGCCGTTCGCTCCTGCCGACGGCAAACGCGTCTGGACCTACCGCCACGCAATGACCCCGCCCGAAATGCCGACCAAGCTTCTGGTCATCGGCTCGGGCGCGATCGGCATCGAGTTCGCCAGCTTCTACAACGACATGGGCGCCGAGGTGACCGTGGTCGAAATGCTCGACCGCGTCGTGCCGGTCGAGGACAAGGACGTCTCCGCCTTCCTCGAGAAATCGCTGACTAAGCAGGGCATGACGATTCTGACCGGTGCCGGGGTCGAGGAACTCAAGGTTTCCGACAAGAGCGTCAGCGCGAAGATCAAGGGCAAGGACGGCAAGGTTCAGACCGCCGAATTCAGCCATTGTATCGTGGCCGTCGGCATCGTCCCGAACACCGAGAATGTGGGACTGGAAAACCTGGTCGAGATGGACCGCGGGTTCATCCGGATCGATCCCTACGGCCGCACGAAGTCGAAGGGCCTGTGGGCGATCGGCGACTGCGTCCCTGGGCCGTGGCTGGCGCACAAGGCGAGCCACGAAGGCGTCACCGCCGCCGAAGCGATCGCGAAGGAACTGGGTAACAAGGACGTCCACCCGCACCCGCTCGACCGCAACAACATCCCGGGCTGCACCTACTGCCATCCGCAGATCGCCAGCGTCGGCCTGACCGAGGCGAAGGCGAAGGAGGCCGGCTACGAAGTAAAGGTCGGCATGTTCCCGTTCATCGGCAACGGCAAGGCGATCGCGCTGGGCGAGGCCGAGGGCTTCACCAAGACGGTGTTCGACTCGAAGACGGGCGAGTTGCTCGGCGCGCACATGGTCGGAGCCGAGGTTACCGAGATGATCCAGGGCTATGTCGTCGGAAAGACGCTCGAGACCACCGAGGCGGAGCTGATGAATTCGATTTTCCCGCACCCGACAATTTCCGAATCGATGCACGAATCGGTGCTCGCCGCATACGGCCGCGCGCTGCATATCTGA
- the tmk gene encoding dTMP kinase, with product MARGRFIAFEGGEGAGKSTQAKLLAEHLRGQGFEVVVTREPGGTPGGEAIRGLVLDPSGDGWEAEAEALLFAAARSDHVARLIRPALDRGAWVVSDRFLDSSRAYQGGGGGLDDEAIMELHRFGSNGLLPDLTILIDVPEGDIAERLARRDGGESDRIGGRDGAFHRRVRDAFARFANLEPNRFATIDGSGEIGATQAAIVKAIQPLLAGS from the coding sequence ATGGCGCGCGGGCGGTTCATTGCGTTCGAAGGCGGCGAAGGCGCCGGCAAGTCGACACAGGCGAAACTGCTCGCCGAGCACCTGCGCGGGCAGGGTTTCGAGGTCGTCGTAACGCGCGAACCGGGTGGAACCCCCGGGGGGGAGGCTATCCGAGGTCTCGTGCTCGATCCTTCCGGCGACGGGTGGGAGGCGGAGGCGGAAGCGCTGCTTTTCGCAGCGGCCCGATCCGACCATGTGGCGCGGCTGATCCGCCCGGCACTGGACCGCGGCGCGTGGGTAGTGAGCGACCGCTTCCTCGATTCGAGCCGTGCCTATCAGGGCGGTGGCGGAGGTCTTGACGACGAGGCGATCATGGAATTGCACCGGTTCGGCTCGAACGGTCTGCTGCCCGACCTGACGATCCTGATCGACGTACCCGAGGGTGACATAGCCGAGCGGCTGGCGCGCCGCGACGGCGGCGAAAGCGATCGCATCGGCGGCCGCGATGGGGCCTTCCATCGCCGGGTGCGCGACGCATTCGCGCGGTTTGCAAACCTTGAACCTAATCGCTTTGCGACAATAGACGGTTCAGGTGAGATCGGCGCCACCCAGGCAGCCATCGTTAAGGCAATCCAACCGCTTCTGGCCGGCAGCTGA
- a CDS encoding D-alanyl-D-alanine carboxypeptidase family protein — translation MKHFIATILGTALLATTAYSAPPETLESGRQAEGESPVDPEIPVALLVDQSAGQTLFSREPDRRFVPASVTKIMTVYTAFDLIDRGKLSLDRKVVIDKDLADEWGGEGSTLFLETGDELTIGQLLLGVTTVSANDGAVAVGRAAAGSDSGWLALMNENARKLGMRNSHFGSPNGYPDEGRTWTSARDLAILAEALTTRFPKLYKRFIGHKQLRFHEITQNNHDPITGVVPGADGIKTGYTRQAGYNFVGSAVRGGRRLTLVLAGAPTAPIRNRAARRLMEWGFDNFTSERLLPAGAAIGEVEVQDGSVLAVPVRTEAEVFANLPRSPGSRAGFSLRYTGPVEAPIKQGERIATLRVTVPGQEPHDVPLVAAEAVDPANAWQRLRNGVAGLF, via the coding sequence TTGAAACACTTTATTGCGACGATTCTGGGCACTGCGCTGCTGGCGACGACAGCCTATTCCGCGCCGCCCGAGACCCTGGAGTCTGGCAGGCAGGCCGAGGGCGAGAGCCCGGTCGATCCGGAAATCCCCGTTGCCCTGCTCGTCGATCAGTCGGCCGGCCAAACGCTGTTTTCGCGCGAACCCGATCGGCGCTTTGTTCCGGCATCGGTCACCAAGATCATGACCGTCTACACCGCTTTCGACCTGATCGACCGCGGCAAGCTGTCGCTCGACCGCAAGGTCGTTATCGACAAGGATCTCGCCGACGAGTGGGGCGGGGAGGGCTCGACGCTTTTCTTGGAAACGGGAGACGAGCTGACCATCGGCCAGCTTCTGCTCGGAGTAACGACAGTCTCCGCCAACGACGGAGCCGTGGCCGTCGGACGCGCTGCGGCGGGGAGCGACAGCGGCTGGCTCGCCTTGATGAACGAGAACGCCCGTAAACTCGGCATGCGCAACAGTCACTTCGGGAGCCCGAACGGCTATCCCGATGAGGGGCGAACCTGGACCAGCGCCCGCGACCTCGCCATCCTGGCGGAAGCGCTGACGACCCGGTTTCCCAAGCTCTACAAGCGCTTCATCGGGCACAAGCAGTTGCGCTTCCACGAGATTACCCAGAACAACCACGATCCGATCACCGGCGTGGTGCCCGGCGCCGATGGCATAAAGACCGGCTATACCCGGCAGGCAGGTTACAACTTCGTCGGCTCCGCCGTGCGCGGCGGACGTCGCCTGACCCTCGTACTCGCCGGCGCTCCGACCGCCCCGATCCGCAATCGTGCCGCTCGCCGGCTGATGGAATGGGGTTTCGACAACTTCACCAGCGAACGGCTGCTCCCTGCGGGTGCAGCGATTGGCGAGGTTGAGGTGCAGGATGGCTCGGTGCTGGCCGTGCCGGTCCGCACGGAAGCAGAAGTCTTCGCCAATCTGCCGCGCTCACCGGGGTCGCGCGCGGGTTTTTCCTTACGCTACACAGGCCCGGTCGAGGCGCCGATAAAGCAGGGCGAGCGGATTGCCACGCTGCGCGTTACGGTTCCGGGTCAGGAGCCACACGACGTTCCGCTCGTCGCCGCGGAAGCTGTGGATCCGGCCAACGCCTGGCAACGTCTACGCAACGGTGTTGCGGGCCTGTTCTGA
- a CDS encoding lytic murein transglycosylase codes for MKLPVRLAPLLALLAVGGVADAQDLPFDSYLQLVAAKARAEGASESAIRMVLDGLEPNQRVISLDRGNLSSGGSVSGFPPLAPYIASHNTRARIEQGQRMYAQLGPIARRVESEYGVPAPILLAIWGHETSYGAVKGGFDLPGALATLAWEGRRRDLFEAELIDTIKMVDRGVPRSRLVGSWAGAFGNPQFLPSVYLRLAQDGDGDGQADIWNNEADTLASIANYFRDAGWRKGQPWGVRAYAPNSVERGAIESNLVSPVCPRVHIRHSKWMSVREWRERGVIPQAAIADDVIASLFEPDGPAAPAYLLTQNYRVILEYNCSNYYAMSVGLLADEIAR; via the coding sequence ATGAAGCTTCCCGTTCGTCTCGCTCCGCTCCTGGCCCTGCTCGCAGTCGGCGGCGTCGCCGATGCCCAGGACCTGCCGTTCGATTCCTATCTCCAGCTCGTTGCCGCCAAGGCGCGGGCCGAAGGCGCAAGCGAGTCCGCGATTCGGATGGTGCTCGATGGGCTTGAGCCGAACCAGAGAGTAATCTCGCTCGATCGCGGCAACCTCTCGTCGGGCGGCAGCGTGAGCGGGTTCCCCCCGCTTGCTCCCTATATCGCGAGCCATAACACTCGCGCGCGGATCGAGCAGGGGCAGCGCATGTACGCGCAACTTGGGCCGATCGCGCGGCGGGTCGAAAGCGAGTACGGCGTGCCCGCACCGATCCTGCTGGCAATTTGGGGCCACGAGACGAGCTACGGCGCGGTCAAAGGCGGGTTCGACCTGCCCGGCGCTTTGGCGACTTTGGCGTGGGAAGGGCGCCGCCGCGATCTGTTCGAAGCCGAACTGATCGACACCATCAAGATGGTCGACCGCGGCGTCCCGCGCAGCCGTCTCGTCGGCAGCTGGGCCGGCGCTTTCGGCAACCCGCAATTCCTGCCGAGCGTCTACCTGCGGCTTGCTCAGGACGGCGACGGGGACGGCCAGGCGGACATCTGGAACAACGAGGCCGATACGCTGGCGTCGATCGCCAACTACTTCCGCGACGCCGGCTGGCGCAAAGGCCAGCCCTGGGGCGTGCGCGCCTATGCCCCTAACAGCGTCGAGCGCGGTGCCATCGAGAGCAATCTCGTCTCGCCGGTTTGCCCGCGGGTTCACATCCGCCACAGTAAGTGGATGAGCGTCAGAGAATGGCGCGAAAGAGGGGTAATTCCGCAGGCCGCCATCGCCGACGACGTGATCGCATCGCTGTTCGAACCCGATGGACCCGCGGCGCCCGCTTACCTCTTAACGCAGAATTATAGGGTTATCCTCGAATATAACTGTTCGAATTACTACGCGATGAGTGTGGGATTGCTTGCAGATGAGATTGCCCGTTGA
- a CDS encoding universal stress protein, whose amino-acid sequence MRVYLAIIDETEEAHLALRFAARRAADTGGSVHILALVPRQQFSAFGGVQATIEEEARDRAEVMANSAAGELFSESGRMPQIAVRVGEGVTVINEYLDSHPEVAALVLGAAKEGNPGPLISHFSAHSGSLRCPLFIVPGGLGEERIDELS is encoded by the coding sequence ATGCGGGTCTATCTGGCGATCATCGACGAGACCGAGGAAGCCCACCTGGCGCTGCGCTTCGCCGCGCGGCGTGCGGCCGACACCGGCGGGTCCGTGCACATCCTGGCACTGGTCCCGCGCCAGCAGTTCAGCGCCTTCGGCGGCGTCCAGGCGACGATCGAGGAAGAGGCCCGCGACCGCGCCGAGGTGATGGCCAATTCCGCGGCCGGCGAACTCTTTTCCGAAAGCGGCCGAATGCCGCAAATCGCCGTGCGAGTCGGCGAAGGGGTGACCGTCATCAACGAATATCTCGACTCGCACCCCGAGGTTGCCGCGTTGGTCCTCGGCGCGGCCAAGGAGGGCAACCCAGGGCCGCTCATCAGCCACTTCTCGGCCCATTCGGGTTCGCTGCGCTGCCCGCTGTTCATCGTGCCCGGGGGCCTGGGCGAAGAACGGATCGACGAGCTGAGCTAG
- a CDS encoding DNA polymerase III subunit delta', giving the protein MEYVGHDEPWRTWRAALAGERMHHAWLLSGRRGVGKGPFALAAARELVGGPVTGDHPDIIVLTHLPKDEKEAAKRDEGKPFESKRNITIDQVRAMQRRLTTRPTLGERRAVIIDPSDDMEPNASNALLKSLEEPPAGTFFLLIAHRIGRLLPTIRSRCRILRFPLVEASEIDRILQREVPQADQKTRMAAIAAAAGSPGAALDFVKLGLGDLHQLMERLVREGDEDFTIRGRLAEAIGARPDRQQQMAAIELARAVVADAMNATEVPALPALAEAHTELCVLSAQAPTYNFDPGLLVMEIGSLLAALGTRREPAHG; this is encoded by the coding sequence ATGGAATACGTCGGGCACGACGAGCCTTGGCGCACCTGGCGTGCAGCACTCGCCGGGGAGAGAATGCACCACGCCTGGCTGCTGTCCGGCCGCCGGGGTGTAGGGAAGGGCCCCTTCGCCCTCGCCGCCGCGCGTGAACTGGTCGGCGGCCCAGTAACCGGCGATCATCCCGACATCATCGTCCTGACGCATTTGCCGAAGGATGAGAAGGAAGCGGCAAAGCGCGACGAGGGAAAGCCCTTCGAGAGCAAGCGCAACATCACCATCGACCAGGTACGCGCGATGCAACGGCGGCTCACGACCCGGCCCACCCTCGGCGAGCGCAGAGCGGTGATCATCGACCCGTCCGACGACATGGAGCCCAACGCCTCGAACGCGCTGCTCAAAAGCCTCGAGGAGCCGCCTGCGGGCACCTTCTTCCTGCTCATCGCGCATCGTATCGGACGGTTGCTGCCGACCATCCGCTCGCGGTGCCGGATTCTTCGGTTCCCGCTCGTCGAAGCATCGGAGATCGACAGAATCCTACAACGCGAAGTGCCACAGGCAGATCAGAAAACCCGCATGGCGGCCATTGCCGCCGCCGCCGGTTCCCCGGGTGCAGCGCTCGATTTCGTCAAACTGGGTCTCGGCGACCTTCACCAGCTCATGGAGCGGCTCGTTCGCGAGGGCGACGAGGATTTCACGATCCGCGGCCGATTGGCGGAAGCCATCGGTGCACGTCCCGACCGGCAGCAACAAATGGCCGCCATCGAACTCGCCAGGGCGGTGGTCGCCGATGCCATGAATGCAACCGAGGTTCCTGCCCTTCCTGCGCTGGCGGAAGCGCACACCGAACTATGCGTCCTTTCGGCGCAGGCGCCGACCTACAATTTCGACCCCGGTCTCCTAGTGATGGAAATCGGCAGCTTGCTCGCCGCCCTCGGCACCCGTAGGGAGCCGGCCCATGGCTGA